In Bacteroidales bacterium, the sequence TGGAAGGCTTCAGTAAGATAAAAGTGCGTCCCTTGTATTTATATTCGGCGACAAAACCATAACGTTTGTCTGCAAAGCTGATTTTTTCTTCTGCAGCCAGACTGTCCAACATACGAAAACCAATGTTATGTCGTGTATTGGCATATTCATCACCTATATTTCCCAATCCTGCAACCAAATATTTCACGGCAATTTGTCGAATTCTATATATTTTTGAATGACAAATGTACAAAACTTTATGGGGGATGTACCTATGAATCATGAATTCTTCAAAGAAAAGCCATTTTTAAACGATCATTGCTTAGGTTTATATTGCTTTCGGTGGCCGAAAAAAGAATAAATAAAGAAAATATTCAAAAAATATTTGTTATTATGTAAAAAGTACCTACTTTTGCAAGCCGAAAAATATAAGATATTATAATGTACGCAATAGTAGAAATCGCCGGTCAGCAGTTTAAAGTAAACAAAGACCAAAAAATATTTGTACATCGCCAAACAGGAGAAGTGGGTGACAAATTATCATTTGATAAGGTTTATCTGGTTGATAATGATAAAAGTATCAAGGTGGGTACGCCTGTGGTAGATGGTGCTTCAGTGAGCGCATCCATTGTTTCCCATGTCCGGGGTGATAAGGTTTTGGTATTCAAGAAAAAGAGAAGAAAAGGATACCAAAAACTGAACGGTCATCGTCAGGATTTGACACAACTCCTGATCGAAGGGATCACTGTATAGGAATTTGGATAAAAGA encodes:
- the rplU gene encoding 50S ribosomal protein L21; translated protein: MYAIVEIAGQQFKVNKDQKIFVHRQTGEVGDKLSFDKVYLVDNDKSIKVGTPVVDGASVSASIVSHVRGDKVLVFKKKRRKGYQKLNGHRQDLTQLLIEGITV